From the Daucus carota subsp. sativus chromosome 8, DH1 v3.0, whole genome shotgun sequence genome, one window contains:
- the LOC108199788 gene encoding uncharacterized protein LOC108199788 isoform X3, with the protein MRQSRIPTDYGIDPNVDSFENDSRDTAYQLEDIRQRFNGLDGLTKVDSSEHDRAELVRKLNELKDQLSRLDNAVEHPIRSTGTDERKVRSPPNLYYGQEPSIPESSASLYNLKMQHPSRDRHDLRPLYHDRQKPFQHDQSYDVHAPRHVPYENLQHKDAYRPQMARPPPHQSFNQYLPWTNPDHFNGPSTDFSEDAPTSLPHETFFHQHGCSCSQCYSKSRKVPQKVPSPPNGNYYQLGNPIANGSLYSIPKNLAPPLDSQDPQPLTRNLRDLDTGNGAYVQLQKRRLVIGHENKRVFHPIAGGAPIVTCPICFELLKLPRKLMLVENNERKMCCGGCSTIVLCELDRKGIVISVLEKSNQSSERDDHSAEKLSENIRVSVSNSDAGVTNSESKDYNSSGYTYQLTDKESNLSQDDRHSDAAETRQESSLSFSSFSEDEILQDSETVQRVDLKSVKPPSKDNEFPLQEHHDNELNSAISKDEKGGKGKRSYMGKLFQKLTNSRRNSAKDVTAASETDISSDAYMNSGVTQDSREENIEEEHPKIKKRTESIFSGLREYRSEDFSDSILSMEFEESYVYVNGQNIPQLAVKKAEKLAGPIEPGEYWYDFQAGFWGVMGHPCLGIIAPYINAFNYPMPEGCAAGNTGVFVNGRELNQGDLNKLATRGLPVTKHNSYIMKISGKVLDAETREVLYNLGKLAPTVQRARRGFGMKVPKSLRNDQESG; encoded by the exons ATGAGACAATCTAGAATTCCTACCGACTATGGTATTGATCCGAATGTGGATAGTTTTGAGAATGACAGTAGAGATACAGCATATCAGCTAGAAGACATCAGGCAGCGTTTTAATGGTTTGGATGGGCTTACTAAAGTTGATAGTTCAGAACATGATCGAGCTGAGCTTGTTCGAAAGCTTAATGAGTTGAAGGACCAACTTAGTCGATTAGACAATGCAGTAGAACATCCAATTAGAAGCACTGGTACTGATGAACGGAAGGTTCGGTCTCCACCCAACCTTTATTATGGACAAGAACCTTCAATACCAGAAAGCTCTGCAAGTTTGTATAATCTTAAGATGCAACACCCTTCTCGAGACAGACACGATCTTAGGCCTCTTTACCATGATCGTCAAAAACCTTTTCAACATGATCAAAGTTATGATGTACATGCGCCTAGGCATGTTCCATATGAAAATTTGCAACACAAAGATGCATATCGGCCTCAAATGGCTAGGCCACCTCCCCATCAGTCATTTAATCAATACTTGCCATGGACAAATCCTGACCATTTTAATGGACCATCCACAGACTTCAGTGAAGATGCCCCAACATCACTTCCACATGAAACCTTTTTTCACCAACATGGTTGCTCCTGTTCTCAATGTTATAGCAAGAGCCGGAAAGTCCCTCAAAAGGTCCCTTCCCCTCCAAATGGAAATTATTATCAACTTGGAAATCCTATTGCAAATGGCTCACTATATTCTATTCCCAAGAATTTGGCACCCCCTCTTGATTCCCAGGATCCTCAGCCTCTTACACGAAATCTGAGAGACCTTGATACAGGAAATGGTGCTTATGTTCAGCTCCAGAAAAGAAGGTTGGTTATAGGCCATGAAAATAAACGAGTTTTCCATCCTATTGCAGGGGGTGCTCCAATCGTAACATGTCCTATATGTTTTGAGCTGCTAAAGCTGCCAAGAAAACTTATGTTGGTGGAGAATAATGAACGAAAAATGTGTTGTGGAGGTTGTTCTACCATAGTTCTGTGTGAACTTGACCGAAAGGGCATTGTCATTTCAGTTCTGGAAAAATCCAATCAAAGTTCTGAGCGAGATGACCATTCTGCTGAGAAGTTGAGTGAAAATATTCGTGTCTCTGTAAGTAATTCGGATGCTGGGGTCACAAACTCTGAATCCAAAGATTATAATAGTTCTGGTTATACCTACCAGTTGACAGATAAAGAATCTAATTTATCGCAAGATGACCGGCACTCAGATGCAGCTGAAACGAGGCAGGAATCTTCTCTATCATTTTCCAGTTTTTCTGAAGATGAAATACTCCAAGATAGTGAGACTGTTCAGAGAGTTGATTTGAAATCTGTGAAGCCTCCTTCCAAAGATAATGAATTTCCTCTCCAAGAACATCATGACAATGAGTTGAACAGTGCTATCAGTAAAGATGAGAAAGGAGGTAAGGGTAAACGAAGTTATATGGGGAAGCTATTCCAGAAACTAACCAACTCTCGTCGGAATTCTGCAAAAGACGTAACAGCGGCATCCGAGACGGATATCTCTTCTGACGCTTACATGAACAGTGGAGTGACACAAGACTCTAGAGAGGAGAACATTGAAGAAGAGCATCCTAAGATCAAAAAGAGAACCGAGTCTATCTTTTCAGGGCTCAGAGAATATAGGTCTGAGGATTTCTCGGATTCAATTCTGAGTATGGAGTTTGAAGAATCATATGTTTATGTCAATGGGCAAAACATACCACAGCTCGCCGTTAAGAAAGCTGAAAAGTTGGCAGGGCCTATCGAGCCTGGAGAGTACTG GTATGATTTCCAAGCTGGATTTTGGGGAGTGATGGGCCACCCCTGCCTAGGCATCATAGCG CCGTACATCAATGCATTCAATTATCCTATGCCAGAGGGTTGTGCTGCTGGAAACACAGGAGTTTTTGTAAACGGGCGAGAACTGAACCAGGGAGACTTGAATAAACTTGCTACCAGAGGTCTACCAGtaacaaaacataattcatatatCATGAAAATTAGTGGTAAAGTTCTGGATGCTGAGACCCGTGAAGTACTATACAACCTTGGCAAACTGGCCCCAAC AGTTCAAAGGGCAAGGCGTGGATTTGGAATGAAGGTCCCCAAATCATTGCGAAATGATCAGGAATCAGGATAG
- the LOC108199788 gene encoding uncharacterized protein LOC108199788 isoform X1 yields MDVLKGRLGSCPSCGYLLPHHFSLDHCASCGAAFPGKERLFSATSYTGSSSALSVGDSELLGEFVSGREDTVGLSSNRNSRFKNYGYGEGMRQSRIPTDYGIDPNVDSFENDSRDTAYQLEDIRQRFNGLDGLTKVDSSEHDRAELVRKLNELKDQLSRLDNAVEHPIRSTGTDERKVRSPPNLYYGQEPSIPESSASLYNLKMQHPSRDRHDLRPLYHDRQKPFQHDQSYDVHAPRHVPYENLQHKDAYRPQMARPPPHQSFNQYLPWTNPDHFNGPSTDFSEDAPTSLPHETFFHQHGCSCSQCYSKSRKVPQKVPSPPNGNYYQLGNPIANGSLYSIPKNLAPPLDSQDPQPLTRNLRDLDTGNGAYVQLQKRRLVIGHENKRVFHPIAGGAPIVTCPICFELLKLPRKLMLVENNERKMCCGGCSTIVLCELDRKGIVISVLEKSNQSSERDDHSAEKLSENIRVSVSNSDAGVTNSESKDYNSSGYTYQLTDKESNLSQDDRHSDAAETRQESSLSFSSFSEDEILQDSETVQRVDLKSVKPPSKDNEFPLQEHHDNELNSAISKDEKGGKGKRSYMGKLFQKLTNSRRNSAKDVTAASETDISSDAYMNSGVTQDSREENIEEEHPKIKKRTESIFSGLREYRSEDFSDSILSMEFEESYVYVNGQNIPQLAVKKAEKLAGPIEPGEYWYDFQAGFWGVMGHPCLGIIAPYINAFNYPMPEGCAAGNTGVFVNGRELNQGDLNKLATRGLPVTKHNSYIMKISGKVLDAETREVLYNLGKLAPTVQRARRGFGMKVPKSLRNDQESG; encoded by the exons ATGGATGTTTTGAAAGGCAGGTTAGGTAGTTGTCCCAGCTGTGGCTATCTTCTTCCTCATCACTTTTCTCTTGACCACTGTGCTAGCTGTGGAGCTGCTTTTCCAG gaaaagaaagattattttCTGCAACGAGTTATACGGGTAGTAGTTCTGCGTTATCAGTGGGGGATAGTGAGTTGTTGGGTGAATTTGTTAGTGGGAGAGAAGATACAGTTGGTCTAAGCTCTAACAGGAACAGTAGGTTTAAGAATTATGGTTATGGAGAAGGTATGAGACAATCTAGAATTCCTACCGACTATGGTATTGATCCGAATGTGGATAGTTTTGAGAATGACAGTAGAGATACAGCATATCAGCTAGAAGACATCAGGCAGCGTTTTAATGGTTTGGATGGGCTTACTAAAGTTGATAGTTCAGAACATGATCGAGCTGAGCTTGTTCGAAAGCTTAATGAGTTGAAGGACCAACTTAGTCGATTAGACAATGCAGTAGAACATCCAATTAGAAGCACTGGTACTGATGAACGGAAGGTTCGGTCTCCACCCAACCTTTATTATGGACAAGAACCTTCAATACCAGAAAGCTCTGCAAGTTTGTATAATCTTAAGATGCAACACCCTTCTCGAGACAGACACGATCTTAGGCCTCTTTACCATGATCGTCAAAAACCTTTTCAACATGATCAAAGTTATGATGTACATGCGCCTAGGCATGTTCCATATGAAAATTTGCAACACAAAGATGCATATCGGCCTCAAATGGCTAGGCCACCTCCCCATCAGTCATTTAATCAATACTTGCCATGGACAAATCCTGACCATTTTAATGGACCATCCACAGACTTCAGTGAAGATGCCCCAACATCACTTCCACATGAAACCTTTTTTCACCAACATGGTTGCTCCTGTTCTCAATGTTATAGCAAGAGCCGGAAAGTCCCTCAAAAGGTCCCTTCCCCTCCAAATGGAAATTATTATCAACTTGGAAATCCTATTGCAAATGGCTCACTATATTCTATTCCCAAGAATTTGGCACCCCCTCTTGATTCCCAGGATCCTCAGCCTCTTACACGAAATCTGAGAGACCTTGATACAGGAAATGGTGCTTATGTTCAGCTCCAGAAAAGAAGGTTGGTTATAGGCCATGAAAATAAACGAGTTTTCCATCCTATTGCAGGGGGTGCTCCAATCGTAACATGTCCTATATGTTTTGAGCTGCTAAAGCTGCCAAGAAAACTTATGTTGGTGGAGAATAATGAACGAAAAATGTGTTGTGGAGGTTGTTCTACCATAGTTCTGTGTGAACTTGACCGAAAGGGCATTGTCATTTCAGTTCTGGAAAAATCCAATCAAAGTTCTGAGCGAGATGACCATTCTGCTGAGAAGTTGAGTGAAAATATTCGTGTCTCTGTAAGTAATTCGGATGCTGGGGTCACAAACTCTGAATCCAAAGATTATAATAGTTCTGGTTATACCTACCAGTTGACAGATAAAGAATCTAATTTATCGCAAGATGACCGGCACTCAGATGCAGCTGAAACGAGGCAGGAATCTTCTCTATCATTTTCCAGTTTTTCTGAAGATGAAATACTCCAAGATAGTGAGACTGTTCAGAGAGTTGATTTGAAATCTGTGAAGCCTCCTTCCAAAGATAATGAATTTCCTCTCCAAGAACATCATGACAATGAGTTGAACAGTGCTATCAGTAAAGATGAGAAAGGAGGTAAGGGTAAACGAAGTTATATGGGGAAGCTATTCCAGAAACTAACCAACTCTCGTCGGAATTCTGCAAAAGACGTAACAGCGGCATCCGAGACGGATATCTCTTCTGACGCTTACATGAACAGTGGAGTGACACAAGACTCTAGAGAGGAGAACATTGAAGAAGAGCATCCTAAGATCAAAAAGAGAACCGAGTCTATCTTTTCAGGGCTCAGAGAATATAGGTCTGAGGATTTCTCGGATTCAATTCTGAGTATGGAGTTTGAAGAATCATATGTTTATGTCAATGGGCAAAACATACCACAGCTCGCCGTTAAGAAAGCTGAAAAGTTGGCAGGGCCTATCGAGCCTGGAGAGTACTG GTATGATTTCCAAGCTGGATTTTGGGGAGTGATGGGCCACCCCTGCCTAGGCATCATAGCG CCGTACATCAATGCATTCAATTATCCTATGCCAGAGGGTTGTGCTGCTGGAAACACAGGAGTTTTTGTAAACGGGCGAGAACTGAACCAGGGAGACTTGAATAAACTTGCTACCAGAGGTCTACCAGtaacaaaacataattcatatatCATGAAAATTAGTGGTAAAGTTCTGGATGCTGAGACCCGTGAAGTACTATACAACCTTGGCAAACTGGCCCCAAC AGTTCAAAGGGCAAGGCGTGGATTTGGAATGAAGGTCCCCAAATCATTGCGAAATGATCAGGAATCAGGATAG
- the LOC108197453 gene encoding high mobility group B protein 6, whose amino-acid sequence MADIAISGEPNFSDLVPTKKGRSRKALKPKTPSSNETNILPVPVSQASPVKKAMTESTGKENEKKKTKKKAAKEAKPQEGDFEKMFEEMQKKLEQMTLEKAKTEEMLKEREEALRRKEEELETRGREQEKLQIEIKKLGKMKEFKPTVNFPLVQAPKEKELGKKEKKKVCPEKKKPSPPYALWLKDQWTEVKKENPDAEFKEISTMLAAKWKTVTAEEKKPYEEKYQAEKEAYLKIVGAEKRENEAMKLLEEEQKQRTAMELLEQYMQFKEETENDKKKKTKKEKDPLKPKHPVSAFFLFMNERRADLVAEKKNVLEVGKITGEEWKNMTEKEKAPYEEMAKKNKNQYLQQMEVYKKKKDEEAASLQKEEEELSKIQKQEAMQLLKKKEKTENLIKKTKEERQKKQKGEKKIVDPNKPKRPASSFLLFSKEARKTISEERPGINNSTLNALISVKWKEISHEEKQLWNEKAAGAMEAYKKEMEEYNKTTAAEESSSSCSGPQ is encoded by the exons ATGGCAGACATTGCGATTTCCGGTGAACCCAATTTCTCCGATCTCGTCCCGACTAAAAAAGGGCGATCAAGAAAAGCCTTGAAACCCAAAACCCCATCATCAAACGAGACCAACATTTTGCCTGTACCGGTATCACAGGCTTCTCCGGTGAAGAAGGCGATGACTGAATCTACCGGGAAAGAGAACGAGAAGAAGAAGACCAAGAAGAAGGCGGCGAAAGAGGCGAAACCCCAAGAGGGTGATTTTGAGAAAATGTTCGAGGAGATGCAGAAGAAGCTTGAGCAGATGACGCTTGAGAAAGCGAAGACGGAGGAGATGTTGAAGGAGAGGGAGGAGGCTTTGAGACGCAAGGAGGAGGAGCTCGAGACGCGGGGGCGAGAGCAGGAGAAGCTTCAGATTGAGATTAAGAAGTTGGGGAAAATGAAGGAATTTAAGCCCACTGTG AATTTTCCGCTTGTTCAAGCTCCGAAAGAGAAAGAGCtaggaaagaaagaaaagaaaaaggtgTGCCCAGAGAAGAAGAAGCCGTCTCCACCATATGCCCTATGGTTGAAAGATCAATGGACTGAG gttaagaaagaaaacccGGATGCTGAATTTAAGGAGATATCAACCATGTTGGCGGCGAAATGGAAGACGGTGACTGCAGAAGAGAAGAAGCCTTATGAGGAGAAGTATCAAGCTGAGAAGGAAGCCTATTTGAAGATAGTTGGGGCTGAAAAACGTGAGAATGAAGCAATGAAGCTCTTGGAAGAAGAGCAGAAACAGAGGACAGCCATGGAGTTACTTGAACAATATATGCAGTTCAAGGAGGAAACTGAAAATGATAAGAAGAAAAAGACCAA AAAGGAAAAGGATCCATTGAAACCGAAGCACCCGGTGTCAGCATTTTTCTTGTTTATGAATGAGCGTCGTGCTGATTTGGTTGCGGAAAAGAAAAATGTTTTGGAGGTTGGGAAAATAACTGGTGAAGAATGGAAGAACATgactgaaaaagaaaaagctccTTACGAAGAG ATGGCTAAGAAAAATAAGAATCAGTATCTGCAACAAATGGAGGTTTACAAGAAGAAAAAGGATGAGGAAGCTGCCAGCCTCCAAAAGGAAGAGGAGGAACTCTCGAAAATTCAGAAACAGGAGGCCATGCAATTGcttaaaaagaaagagaaaacagAAAACCTAATTAAG AAAACGAAAGAAGAACGCCAAAAGAAACAGAAGGGAGAGAAGAAAATTGTTGATCCTAACAAACCAAAAAGGCCAGCTTCCTCTTTCTTGCTGTTCAGCAAAGAAGCAAGGAAAACTATATCAGAAGAGCGTCCTGGGATTAACAATTCCACACTCAATGCACTCATATCTGTGAAATGGAAG GAAATAAGCCATGAAGAAAAGCAGCTTTGGAACGAGAAGGCTGCGGGAGCTATGGAGGCATACAAGAAAGAAATGGAGGAGTACAATAAAACTACTGCAGCAGAAGAGAGCTCAAGTAGCTGCAGTGGCCCGCAGTGA
- the LOC108199788 gene encoding uncharacterized protein LOC108199788 isoform X2: MLGSCPSCGYLLPHHFSLDHCASCGAAFPGKERLFSATSYTGSSSALSVGDSELLGEFVSGREDTVGLSSNRNSRFKNYGYGEGMRQSRIPTDYGIDPNVDSFENDSRDTAYQLEDIRQRFNGLDGLTKVDSSEHDRAELVRKLNELKDQLSRLDNAVEHPIRSTGTDERKVRSPPNLYYGQEPSIPESSASLYNLKMQHPSRDRHDLRPLYHDRQKPFQHDQSYDVHAPRHVPYENLQHKDAYRPQMARPPPHQSFNQYLPWTNPDHFNGPSTDFSEDAPTSLPHETFFHQHGCSCSQCYSKSRKVPQKVPSPPNGNYYQLGNPIANGSLYSIPKNLAPPLDSQDPQPLTRNLRDLDTGNGAYVQLQKRRLVIGHENKRVFHPIAGGAPIVTCPICFELLKLPRKLMLVENNERKMCCGGCSTIVLCELDRKGIVISVLEKSNQSSERDDHSAEKLSENIRVSVSNSDAGVTNSESKDYNSSGYTYQLTDKESNLSQDDRHSDAAETRQESSLSFSSFSEDEILQDSETVQRVDLKSVKPPSKDNEFPLQEHHDNELNSAISKDEKGGKGKRSYMGKLFQKLTNSRRNSAKDVTAASETDISSDAYMNSGVTQDSREENIEEEHPKIKKRTESIFSGLREYRSEDFSDSILSMEFEESYVYVNGQNIPQLAVKKAEKLAGPIEPGEYWYDFQAGFWGVMGHPCLGIIAPYINAFNYPMPEGCAAGNTGVFVNGRELNQGDLNKLATRGLPVTKHNSYIMKISGKVLDAETREVLYNLGKLAPTVQRARRGFGMKVPKSLRNDQESG; encoded by the exons AT GTTAGGTAGTTGTCCCAGCTGTGGCTATCTTCTTCCTCATCACTTTTCTCTTGACCACTGTGCTAGCTGTGGAGCTGCTTTTCCAG gaaaagaaagattattttCTGCAACGAGTTATACGGGTAGTAGTTCTGCGTTATCAGTGGGGGATAGTGAGTTGTTGGGTGAATTTGTTAGTGGGAGAGAAGATACAGTTGGTCTAAGCTCTAACAGGAACAGTAGGTTTAAGAATTATGGTTATGGAGAAGGTATGAGACAATCTAGAATTCCTACCGACTATGGTATTGATCCGAATGTGGATAGTTTTGAGAATGACAGTAGAGATACAGCATATCAGCTAGAAGACATCAGGCAGCGTTTTAATGGTTTGGATGGGCTTACTAAAGTTGATAGTTCAGAACATGATCGAGCTGAGCTTGTTCGAAAGCTTAATGAGTTGAAGGACCAACTTAGTCGATTAGACAATGCAGTAGAACATCCAATTAGAAGCACTGGTACTGATGAACGGAAGGTTCGGTCTCCACCCAACCTTTATTATGGACAAGAACCTTCAATACCAGAAAGCTCTGCAAGTTTGTATAATCTTAAGATGCAACACCCTTCTCGAGACAGACACGATCTTAGGCCTCTTTACCATGATCGTCAAAAACCTTTTCAACATGATCAAAGTTATGATGTACATGCGCCTAGGCATGTTCCATATGAAAATTTGCAACACAAAGATGCATATCGGCCTCAAATGGCTAGGCCACCTCCCCATCAGTCATTTAATCAATACTTGCCATGGACAAATCCTGACCATTTTAATGGACCATCCACAGACTTCAGTGAAGATGCCCCAACATCACTTCCACATGAAACCTTTTTTCACCAACATGGTTGCTCCTGTTCTCAATGTTATAGCAAGAGCCGGAAAGTCCCTCAAAAGGTCCCTTCCCCTCCAAATGGAAATTATTATCAACTTGGAAATCCTATTGCAAATGGCTCACTATATTCTATTCCCAAGAATTTGGCACCCCCTCTTGATTCCCAGGATCCTCAGCCTCTTACACGAAATCTGAGAGACCTTGATACAGGAAATGGTGCTTATGTTCAGCTCCAGAAAAGAAGGTTGGTTATAGGCCATGAAAATAAACGAGTTTTCCATCCTATTGCAGGGGGTGCTCCAATCGTAACATGTCCTATATGTTTTGAGCTGCTAAAGCTGCCAAGAAAACTTATGTTGGTGGAGAATAATGAACGAAAAATGTGTTGTGGAGGTTGTTCTACCATAGTTCTGTGTGAACTTGACCGAAAGGGCATTGTCATTTCAGTTCTGGAAAAATCCAATCAAAGTTCTGAGCGAGATGACCATTCTGCTGAGAAGTTGAGTGAAAATATTCGTGTCTCTGTAAGTAATTCGGATGCTGGGGTCACAAACTCTGAATCCAAAGATTATAATAGTTCTGGTTATACCTACCAGTTGACAGATAAAGAATCTAATTTATCGCAAGATGACCGGCACTCAGATGCAGCTGAAACGAGGCAGGAATCTTCTCTATCATTTTCCAGTTTTTCTGAAGATGAAATACTCCAAGATAGTGAGACTGTTCAGAGAGTTGATTTGAAATCTGTGAAGCCTCCTTCCAAAGATAATGAATTTCCTCTCCAAGAACATCATGACAATGAGTTGAACAGTGCTATCAGTAAAGATGAGAAAGGAGGTAAGGGTAAACGAAGTTATATGGGGAAGCTATTCCAGAAACTAACCAACTCTCGTCGGAATTCTGCAAAAGACGTAACAGCGGCATCCGAGACGGATATCTCTTCTGACGCTTACATGAACAGTGGAGTGACACAAGACTCTAGAGAGGAGAACATTGAAGAAGAGCATCCTAAGATCAAAAAGAGAACCGAGTCTATCTTTTCAGGGCTCAGAGAATATAGGTCTGAGGATTTCTCGGATTCAATTCTGAGTATGGAGTTTGAAGAATCATATGTTTATGTCAATGGGCAAAACATACCACAGCTCGCCGTTAAGAAAGCTGAAAAGTTGGCAGGGCCTATCGAGCCTGGAGAGTACTG GTATGATTTCCAAGCTGGATTTTGGGGAGTGATGGGCCACCCCTGCCTAGGCATCATAGCG CCGTACATCAATGCATTCAATTATCCTATGCCAGAGGGTTGTGCTGCTGGAAACACAGGAGTTTTTGTAAACGGGCGAGAACTGAACCAGGGAGACTTGAATAAACTTGCTACCAGAGGTCTACCAGtaacaaaacataattcatatatCATGAAAATTAGTGGTAAAGTTCTGGATGCTGAGACCCGTGAAGTACTATACAACCTTGGCAAACTGGCCCCAAC AGTTCAAAGGGCAAGGCGTGGATTTGGAATGAAGGTCCCCAAATCATTGCGAAATGATCAGGAATCAGGATAG